The proteins below are encoded in one region of Segatella copri:
- a CDS encoding TIGR00730 family Rossman fold protein, which yields MKIAVFCSANKNIDPDFFTLTEEMGKWMAENGHDLVFGGCNSGLMDCIGKAVKANGGRTIGVVPTLVERGGRTFPDLDIEIPCDNLSDRKDLMLAQSDIFVALPGGVGTLDEIFTIAAAHTIGYHHKMVILYNMKGFWNSTIALLDDMAEKSMIRGDWRDVIEVADNLEELKAIVENSH from the coding sequence ATGAAAATAGCAGTTTTTTGTTCAGCAAATAAGAATATCGACCCCGACTTCTTCACATTGACTGAAGAGATGGGAAAGTGGATGGCTGAGAACGGCCACGACCTGGTTTTCGGCGGCTGCAACTCCGGTCTGATGGATTGCATCGGCAAGGCAGTAAAGGCGAATGGCGGCAGAACCATCGGTGTGGTTCCTACGCTTGTAGAGCGAGGAGGCAGAACCTTCCCAGACCTCGACATCGAGATTCCGTGTGATAATCTCAGCGACCGCAAGGACCTGATGCTTGCCCAGAGCGACATCTTCGTAGCCCTTCCTGGCGGCGTCGGCACCCTGGATGAAATCTTCACCATCGCCGCCGCCCACACCATCGGATACCATCACAAAATGGTGATTCTCTACAACATGAAAGGCTTCTGGAACTCCACCATCGCCCTATTGGATGACATGGCAGAGAAAAGCATGATTCGTGGCGATTGGCGGGATGTGATAGAAGTAGCGGATAACCTGGAAGAGTTAAAGGCGATAGTTGAAAATTCCCATTAA
- a CDS encoding S9 family peptidase — MKRIITYSIIALLQASVALAQTSVPFAKTSPKPKFQKREKYEWQGEIPTYVETLKKELTYPMAWGNSPIKNFKKWKKAARAKVLECMMTPPKAAAAWDMEVLGEEQRDGYKAQKIAFNINAYSRITAYLLIPDGKGPFPTVNALHDHGAHLFIGKEKMIRPFFTPEEKDSPTKQALCQEILDDADAWARQLYDNQYVGDYLAKHGYVVFSADAPMWGERGRKEGVDRNKYDLIAGNMMMLGRDLSAFMTYDDISSTEFLASLPMVDAKRIGCVGCSMGAYRSWMLSALSDRIKAGASICWMITTDAQLTRRFGRKENGGFANCIPGLRQYLDYPHIASLACPKPMLFINGTKDKLFPVSGVKDAFAEMHQVWKSQGVDNLLDTELWEIPHSCGLKAQEKMLEFLDKNLK, encoded by the coding sequence ATGAAAAGGATTATCACATATAGTATCATCGCTTTGTTGCAGGCATCGGTGGCGCTTGCACAGACCTCTGTGCCGTTTGCAAAAACCTCTCCGAAGCCGAAGTTTCAGAAGCGGGAGAAGTATGAATGGCAGGGAGAGATTCCTACCTATGTAGAAACGCTGAAGAAGGAACTGACCTATCCGATGGCTTGGGGAAACAGTCCGATTAAGAACTTCAAGAAGTGGAAGAAGGCGGCAAGGGCGAAGGTTCTCGAATGCATGATGACGCCTCCGAAAGCGGCTGCGGCTTGGGATATGGAAGTGCTCGGTGAGGAACAGAGAGACGGATATAAGGCGCAGAAAATCGCCTTCAATATCAACGCCTATTCCCGTATTACGGCTTATCTCCTGATTCCGGATGGCAAGGGACCATTCCCAACAGTCAATGCGCTTCATGATCATGGTGCTCATCTCTTTATCGGAAAGGAGAAGATGATTCGCCCTTTCTTTACTCCGGAAGAAAAAGATTCCCCTACGAAGCAGGCACTCTGTCAGGAGATCTTGGATGATGCGGATGCGTGGGCAAGGCAGCTTTATGATAATCAGTACGTGGGCGATTATCTGGCGAAACATGGCTACGTAGTCTTTTCGGCAGATGCTCCGATGTGGGGAGAACGAGGCCGAAAGGAGGGCGTAGATAGAAACAAATACGACCTGATAGCCGGCAACATGATGATGCTGGGTAGAGACCTCTCTGCCTTCATGACTTACGATGATATTTCCAGTACCGAGTTCCTGGCTTCGCTGCCGATGGTGGATGCGAAGCGTATCGGATGCGTGGGGTGTTCGATGGGAGCCTATCGCTCGTGGATGCTCTCTGCCTTATCGGATAGAATCAAGGCGGGTGCTTCCATCTGCTGGATGATTACCACCGATGCGCAGCTTACCCGGAGATTCGGAAGAAAGGAGAATGGCGGTTTTGCGAATTGCATCCCGGGGTTGAGGCAATATCTCGATTATCCCCACATTGCTTCCCTCGCCTGCCCGAAACCGATGCTTTTCATCAATGGCACAAAAGATAAGCTCTTCCCCGTATCTGGTGTAAAGGATGCTTTCGCCGAAATGCATCAGGTTTGGAAGAGTCAAGGAGTTGATAATCTGCTGGATACGGAGCTTTGGGAAATCCCTCATTCCTGCGGACTGAAGGCACAGGAGAAAATGCTGGAGTTTCTGGATAAGAATTTGAAATAA
- a CDS encoding DUF3843 family protein, producing MKKVIFTQEWIALHPYEKADETDLYYTELANEIYHALDEACYTHNFKNMDEAKQLALSIAGYFEDVISGTGIWKTFTEECKQRYGTYIPFYEKESEFIKSTLNEDDPAYDPEEINIADVKFLLWHHYQQSSFVQEAVPFLFGTLELAAKLAYNILDREYETAPENERLLTYLSEMPEIEGNAETTEEDIEKNKELDEIHRRDTLAWFHYGCYFNVGNQKRLQFTLQQMANSPQGLTEPLAYSVQMEMTIVGRNNLLALTSYEWLRKICRNMPTHKIWEDEEFRKKAIEPHEKADHEKAIHDYNLLKAKGYEDKFIFLEDVKTLKEFLKEIEFELPKDIRFPQKYEKGIILSGSPYTGINISFGLAHCIASPENPYYVQERAETDSFGIISGNGLPFPYEIVCKLIENNLIPDANIFTSQYVKEEGLKITQANLQFLADYYLMGRKDKDLSPKELW from the coding sequence ATGAAAAAAGTTATTTTCACTCAAGAATGGATTGCTTTGCATCCATATGAAAAAGCAGACGAAACAGATCTGTATTATACAGAACTCGCCAACGAAATATACCACGCTCTTGACGAGGCGTGCTACACCCATAACTTCAAGAATATGGATGAAGCCAAGCAGCTGGCACTCAGCATTGCCGGTTATTTCGAAGATGTGATTTCGGGCACAGGCATTTGGAAGACTTTCACGGAAGAATGCAAGCAGCGCTACGGCACCTACATTCCTTTCTATGAGAAAGAAAGCGAATTCATCAAGAGTACACTCAACGAAGATGACCCGGCTTACGACCCTGAGGAAATCAACATCGCTGATGTCAAGTTCCTGCTCTGGCACCATTACCAGCAGAGCAGTTTCGTACAGGAAGCCGTTCCTTTCCTCTTCGGAACCCTGGAACTGGCTGCCAAACTTGCCTACAACATTCTCGACAGAGAGTATGAAACGGCTCCGGAAAACGAGCGTCTTCTGACTTATCTCAGCGAAATGCCTGAGATAGAGGGCAACGCTGAAACGACCGAAGAGGACATCGAGAAGAACAAGGAGTTGGATGAGATTCACCGTCGCGACACCCTGGCGTGGTTCCATTATGGCTGCTATTTCAACGTGGGCAACCAGAAGCGCCTGCAGTTTACCCTCCAGCAGATGGCAAACTCGCCTCAGGGACTCACCGAACCGCTCGCTTATTCTGTGCAGATGGAAATGACCATCGTCGGCAGAAACAATCTCCTGGCGCTCACTTCTTACGAATGGCTCCGCAAGATTTGCAGGAACATGCCTACCCACAAGATCTGGGAGGATGAGGAGTTCAGGAAGAAGGCTATAGAGCCACATGAAAAGGCAGATCATGAGAAGGCGATTCACGACTACAATCTGCTCAAGGCGAAGGGATATGAAGACAAGTTCATCTTCCTAGAAGATGTGAAGACGCTGAAGGAATTCCTCAAGGAGATTGAATTCGAGTTGCCAAAGGACATCCGATTCCCTCAGAAATACGAGAAAGGCATCATCTTAAGCGGAAGTCCATACACAGGCATCAACATCAGTTTCGGTCTGGCTCATTGCATCGCATCGCCTGAGAACCCATACTATGTACAGGAGCGTGCAGAGACCGACAGCTTTGGCATTATCAGCGGCAATGGTCTCCCATTCCCTTACGAAATTGTCTGCAAACTGATAGAAAACAACCTGATTCCTGACGCAAACATCTTTACGAGCCAGTATGTAAAGGAAGAAGGCTTGAAGATTACGCAGGCAAACCTCCAGTTCCTTGCCGATTACTACTTGATGGGCAGAAAGGACAAAGACCTGTCGCCTAAGGAGTTGTGGTAA